In bacterium, the genomic window GGAATTATTCAAAGAGTGCGATTTTAAAGTGCATGTGGAGGGCCGGGATATTGTGGCCTATGGCCCGCATGCGGGCAAGATGACGGATGCGTTGTATCGTATTATCCACCAGGCACCCAATATCCAAATTGACGATTTGCATGTGGACCGTGGAACGCTGGAAGATGTGTTTTTAAAAATTACCGGGAGAAAATTAGATAAATGATGTTACTCACACCATTTCTTACCTTAATTGAACGTGAATGTGCTCGCTTTATGCGGCTGTTTCGTCAAACCGTGGTGCCTCCTGTTGTTACCACTGTGCTCTATATTTTAATTTTTGGTTATTCGCTTGGTCGCCACATTAATAGTATTCACGGTTTTGATTACATCACCTATATTTTTCCAGGTTTGCTTCAGATGGGCGTTATTACCAATGCCTATGCCAATAGTTCTACCTCGCTTTTTGCCGCGCGGCTTGAAAAATCAATCGAAAATTATCTGGTAGCGCCCCTTCATTCGTTTCAAATTGTAACGGGCTATATGGTTGGTGGTTTGCTCCGTGGAATAGTGGTGGCAATGGCTACGGCTGTCTCGGCCTTTTTCCTCATTAAATTGCCCATCGCACATCCATTCATTATTCTGCTAAATTTAGTGCTTACATCCATGTTTTTCTCTGGTTTAGGCATAATTTCCGGTCTTTTAGCCGAATCTTGGGATAAAATTGCTGTTTTTACCAATTTTGTGCTTACTCCTCTCGTCTATTTAGGGGGAGTTTTCTATTCTGTAGACATGTTACCCCCTGTTTTTGCAAAAATTTCGCATTTTAACCCCATTTTTTACTGTGTTGATCTGGTTCGTTATGGTTTTTTAGGACATTCTGATATAAATCCGCTAGTTTCTTTATCTATTATAGGGGCTTTTTCCCTTATTATCTACGCCGTCTGTATCCTTCTTTTTATGCGGGGTTATAAATTAATGAAATAACAAAAAATTTATCTTTTATTTAAAAAAACAAGCAACTTTTTTACTAGAGTTGTCGATAATTATAAATGAAGTTGCAGTGATGGCCTTTTATGTAAAAAGGCTAATATTTTTTTTTACAAGTCTTGTTTGTCCAATAGCTTTTATTAAAATCAAAGATGTTGACCAAGGCGCATTTTAAAAAAATTGGAATATTAGCATTGACTAGGGAAGTTAATGCTACTAGGCAGAACACGGGCACAAAATAGGGAAAGAGTCTATGGAGGACTCTTATGAAAAAAGTAATACCCTATGTCTTTTTATTTTTAGTTCTTTTATTACCCCAAAAAATATTAGCTCAAGCAACATGCGGTAGCGCTCACGGTGATATTGTTCTGATGCTCGACCGTACTGGTTCGATGGGGGCTCAAGACCGTACGCGTGAAATGCAAGCGGCACAGCATTTTGTGGATTTAGTGGCCAGTACCCAATCGGGTATTGGGATAGCTGTTGGTCGTTTTGGTGATGGTGAGCCCGGTACTCCTGCTGGTGGCACGGCGGCAGAAATTTTTCTGTCTCTTACAACAGCAAGCCCTGGCAGTGCTCAGTCTATTAAAGATGCAATAGCCGATGCCTTGGACAATGCGAGCCCTGGATCTTCCAACCTTGAAGACGCAATTGAAGTAGCCACACGTCACTTGGTGTTGAATGCCAATTCCGGTATGAAAACAATCATCCTTATTTCGGATGGCGTTCCCAATACACATGATTCAGATGCCGAAGATGCTGCCGAGGTTGTTCCTTTTAGAACCTCAGGCTCTACTCCCAAACGTGCTGCTTATAATGCGGCTTTTTGGGCTAAAAATACCCATGGAATTCGTATTATTACAATTTCTTTTGGTAGCTCGGGTTCGGCTGGTGGTCCGTATCGTGAGTTGATGGCTCAAATGGCTAGCAATGGTTCTGATGATGATACAATAGGCGGTGTTAGTGATGGCGAACTCATTCAAGAAAACGGTGATGGTGATGATTTTTTTGTAGCTGTTGACTCTTCGAATTTTAGCTCAATTTTCACTTCTATTAGCGGCAGTATTTTGTGTGATGATGCAGATACTTGTTCTCAAGACCTTTGTGATTTTGGAACAAACCATTGTGTGAGCGTTGCTCCCGATGCCGACAGCGATGGTGCCAACGATTGCAGAGATAATTGTCCCAGTGATGCTGGTAAAACAGAACCTGGTATTTGCGGCTGCGGTGTGAGTGATCAAGCCGATGCCGATGGTGATAGCACTCCCGATTGTATCGATGAGTGCGTGAGTGATCCCGGCAAAATTATTCCCGGTATTTGCGGCTGCGGCGTGAGTGATGCCGATAGTGATGGCGATGATGTTGTGGACTGTCAAGATTTATGTCCTGTTGATCCTGCGACAAGTGGTGATACCGATGGTGATGGCACGGCCGATTGTAACGATATGTGCGTGGACGACCCGGCTAAAACCCAGCCTGGTCAATGTGGTTGTGGAAGTACCGATATTGATAGCGATGGTGATGGTGTAGCCGATTGTATCGATTTGTGTGTCAATGATCCTGGTAAAACCTCACCCGGTGTTTGTGGTTGTAACAGTATTGATGAAGATATCGATAGCGATGGAACTCCTAACTGTATCGATCAATGCCCTCTTAATCCCGATAAAATAGCTCCAGGGGGCTGTGGTTGTGATCAGCCCGATATTGATACCGATGGAGACGGAATTTATGGTTGCCGAGATTTATGTCCCGATGATCCTTCAAAAGGTGATCCTCTTAAGAATGGTCCCGGTGTTTGTGGTTGCAGCATACCTGATACCAATAGCGATGGTGATGATGCGGTAGATTGCCGTGATGCTTGCCCCAATGACCCTACCAAAATTGAAGCAGGTGTATGTGACTGTGGTGTGAGCGATGTGGATAGTGATCAAGACGGTACGGCCGATTGTTTGGATTTGTGTAATGCTGACCCATTAAAAACCGAGCCCGGTGTTTGTGGTTGTGGAACGTCTGATCTAGACAGCGATGGTGATGATAAAGTTGATTGTGAAGACTTATGTGCAAATGATCAAAATAAAACTGAGCCCGGTGTTTGTGGTTGTGGTGTAGCCGATACCGATACCGATGGTGATGGTAGTGCAAACTGCATTGATCAGTGTCCCAACGATGCTACTAAAGCCAGCCCCGGTGTTTGTGGTTGTGGTATAGCCGAAGGAACTTGTCCCTCCGACAGCCAAAACCCTGATAATCCGGACTCACAAAATCCAGATACTGGTGGTGGCGATGGTAGTGATCAAGCTCCTGTTGCGGCTGCGGCTCCTGCTGCGCCTTTTTCGCAAGTTCAGGGTAGTGGGGCTAGTTGTAGTTTAAATGCGGGAACTTCATCAAATGCTATGAGTTTTGCATTGATGATGATACTTTTAATGGCTAGTTTTGGTTTAAAAAAACTTTCCATAAAAAAATAAAATAGTATTTCAAGAAAGAGCAATAAAGGGCGTTTTCCCTCAAAAGGAAACGCCCTTTTTATTTGGATAAAAAGCACTCCGTTATGCATAGTGCGTTATGTTTTTGTTATTTTTCCTGTTGATCTATCTTGTCAAAATGCACTAGACCTCCGTTCGGGGGAATCAGCCATACACCATCATGTATATGTTGCGTTCTTATTTTATTATTGCGTTGTTGTGTGTGCTTTCCGCCTGCAGTTCTGCTACGCCCAGTGTTCCCGATGTTTCATCATCCAACATTTATTCACCTTAACCGGCCCCATTGCACGGGCGGTGGATCACCTAAGTGGCGCAGCATGAGTTGGATCCTGCCAAAATTTCCCCTCAGTTTTGCGGATGTGGTTTTAGCGATGTGGATACCGATGCCGACGGGATTGCTGATTGTAACGATAAATGCCCGGCTGATGCCTTAAACGGTGCCAACAATAACGGTATTTGTGATGGCAGTGAAACCACCGATAATTCAACAACACCCGATGATGCTGGAACAGGAACCCCAACTCCCGGCGTATCTCCAGCCCCAAGTGGCCCCACGGTACAGGTGCAGGGTAGTGGGGGAAGCTGTAACTTGAATAGTCAGGCTTCGTTCCAAGATGCAGGTATTGTGGTCATGCT contains:
- a CDS encoding ABC transporter permease, with the protein product MMLLTPFLTLIERECARFMRLFRQTVVPPVVTTVLYILIFGYSLGRHINSIHGFDYITYIFPGLLQMGVITNAYANSSTSLFAARLEKSIENYLVAPLHSFQIVTGYMVGGLLRGIVVAMATAVSAFFLIKLPIAHPFIILLNLVLTSMFFSGLGIISGLLAESWDKIAVFTNFVLTPLVYLGGVFYSVDMLPPVFAKISHFNPIFYCVDLVRYGFLGHSDINPLVSLSIIGAFSLIIYAVCILLFMRGYKLMK
- a CDS encoding VWA domain-containing protein encodes the protein MKKVIPYVFLFLVLLLPQKILAQATCGSAHGDIVLMLDRTGSMGAQDRTREMQAAQHFVDLVASTQSGIGIAVGRFGDGEPGTPAGGTAAEIFLSLTTASPGSAQSIKDAIADALDNASPGSSNLEDAIEVATRHLVLNANSGMKTIILISDGVPNTHDSDAEDAAEVVPFRTSGSTPKRAAYNAAFWAKNTHGIRIITISFGSSGSAGGPYRELMAQMASNGSDDDTIGGVSDGELIQENGDGDDFFVAVDSSNFSSIFTSISGSILCDDADTCSQDLCDFGTNHCVSVAPDADSDGANDCRDNCPSDAGKTEPGICGCGVSDQADADGDSTPDCIDECVSDPGKIIPGICGCGVSDADSDGDDVVDCQDLCPVDPATSGDTDGDGTADCNDMCVDDPAKTQPGQCGCGSTDIDSDGDGVADCIDLCVNDPGKTSPGVCGCNSIDEDIDSDGTPNCIDQCPLNPDKIAPGGCGCDQPDIDTDGDGIYGCRDLCPDDPSKGDPLKNGPGVCGCSIPDTNSDGDDAVDCRDACPNDPTKIEAGVCDCGVSDVDSDQDGTADCLDLCNADPLKTEPGVCGCGTSDLDSDGDDKVDCEDLCANDQNKTEPGVCGCGVADTDTDGDGSANCIDQCPNDATKASPGVCGCGIAEGTCPSDSQNPDNPDSQNPDTGGGDGSDQAPVAAAAPAAPFSQVQGSGASCSLNAGTSSNAMSFALMMILLMASFGLKKLSIKK